From one Thermatribacter velox genomic stretch:
- a CDS encoding calcium-translocating P-type ATPase, PMCA-type produces the protein MEWYQKDINAVFKELNTGPAGLSQEEAQKRLAQYGANEIKEGKRRTAFEMFLDQFKDFMIMVLIAAAFVSGIIGEPQDTIAIIVIVIINAIIGFVQEYRAEKAIAALKKMAAPGAVVIRDGMLQSIPASQVVPGDIVLLEAGKIVPADMRLMEVAQLKVDESALTGESVPVEKMEEPLPEENLPLGDRKNMAYKGTIVTYGRGRGVVVATGMNTELGKIATMLQEEEETKTPLQKRLAAFGKRLAIAILGICGIVFVTGILRGENPFLMLLTSISLAVAAIPEALPAVVTIALALTAKNMVKRNALIRKLPAVETLGSVTYICTDKTGTLTLNRMHVEEIWVDGKVLKVEDVKEDNGSANGLFPELFIALALSNDAQVDSSGKVLGDPTETALYSLARKFGFDKTALEREFARVSEIPFDSERKCMTTIHEVSQGEPESVEIVFGDGVSFVSFTKGAIENLIEKSQNTLTSQGLRPVDKEEILRVAEDMASRGLRVLGIAMRKWRTLPEQVEERVVEAELTLLGLVGMIDPPREEVKEAIRLCKAAGIKPVMITGDHPLTAKAIAERLGILDGNTEEAVITGAELERLSLEEFEERVEHIRVYARVAPEQKLKIVRALQDKGQFVAMTGDGVNDAPALKRADIGVAMGITGTDVAKEASDLILLDDNFATIVNAVKEGRRIFDNIKKFIRYTMTSNAGEIWTIFLAPFFGLPVPLLPIHILWINLVTDGLPGLALAGEPAEKDVMNRPPRHPKESIFAHGLGFQIIWVGLLMGLISIFTQAWSIKTGHAHWQTMVFTVLCLSQMGNVLAMRSEKESFFKQGPLSNKPLLGAFILTFILQMATIYVPFLRPIFKTAPLTAGELLLTLLLSSVVFFAVEIEKLFKRRKAAVRG, from the coding sequence ATGGAGTGGTATCAAAAGGATATAAATGCGGTTTTTAAAGAGCTTAACACTGGTCCTGCAGGACTTTCGCAGGAAGAGGCGCAGAAAAGGCTTGCTCAGTACGGAGCGAACGAAATAAAAGAGGGGAAAAGACGTACTGCTTTTGAAATGTTTCTCGATCAGTTCAAGGACTTCATGATTATGGTCCTTATTGCAGCTGCGTTTGTATCAGGCATCATTGGTGAACCTCAGGATACCATTGCCATCATCGTGATTGTTATCATCAATGCAATCATAGGCTTCGTTCAGGAATACCGGGCCGAAAAAGCTATAGCAGCTTTGAAAAAGATGGCTGCGCCGGGAGCAGTAGTTATTCGGGATGGAATGTTGCAGAGCATTCCAGCCTCTCAGGTGGTGCCCGGTGACATTGTACTCCTTGAAGCGGGAAAAATCGTGCCTGCCGATATGCGGCTTATGGAAGTTGCCCAGTTAAAGGTTGATGAATCAGCTCTCACCGGTGAGTCAGTCCCGGTTGAGAAGATGGAGGAACCCCTACCGGAGGAGAATCTCCCCCTTGGTGACAGAAAAAACATGGCCTACAAGGGAACCATCGTAACTTACGGGAGAGGCAGAGGTGTGGTGGTGGCCACCGGGATGAACACTGAGTTGGGGAAAATCGCCACCATGCTCCAAGAGGAAGAAGAAACCAAAACACCCCTTCAAAAGAGACTCGCTGCTTTTGGAAAAAGGCTGGCAATTGCCATTCTGGGGATTTGTGGCATTGTCTTTGTGACTGGTATTCTGAGAGGGGAAAATCCGTTTCTGATGCTCCTTACTTCCATATCCCTTGCTGTGGCAGCAATTCCTGAAGCACTCCCGGCAGTGGTGACCATTGCTCTGGCTCTGACTGCAAAGAACATGGTCAAGCGCAACGCGCTTATCCGGAAATTGCCTGCGGTGGAAACCCTGGGTTCGGTAACCTACATCTGTACCGATAAAACAGGAACCCTTACCCTCAACAGAATGCATGTTGAAGAAATTTGGGTTGATGGAAAGGTGCTGAAGGTAGAAGACGTTAAAGAAGATAACGGGAGTGCCAACGGTCTGTTCCCAGAGCTTTTCATAGCTCTTGCCCTAAGTAACGATGCTCAGGTGGACAGTTCTGGAAAAGTGCTTGGTGACCCCACAGAAACTGCGCTCTACAGCTTGGCAAGGAAATTTGGGTTTGATAAAACCGCCCTTGAACGGGAGTTTGCCCGGGTGTCAGAAATACCCTTTGATTCCGAACGCAAATGCATGACCACTATACATGAGGTCAGTCAGGGAGAGCCAGAAAGCGTGGAAATCGTTTTTGGTGATGGGGTGAGCTTTGTTTCCTTCACCAAAGGTGCGATTGAAAACCTGATTGAGAAATCTCAAAACACGCTGACTTCTCAGGGCTTGCGACCTGTGGACAAGGAGGAAATTCTTCGGGTGGCAGAAGACATGGCTTCCCGGGGCCTGCGAGTCCTGGGCATTGCTATGAGAAAATGGCGTACCCTTCCTGAACAGGTTGAGGAAAGAGTTGTTGAGGCCGAACTCACACTTTTGGGCCTTGTGGGCATGATAGATCCTCCCCGGGAAGAAGTCAAAGAAGCCATACGCCTTTGCAAGGCAGCAGGAATTAAGCCGGTGATGATAACTGGTGACCATCCGCTCACTGCCAAAGCCATTGCAGAGAGGTTGGGAATTCTTGATGGAAATACAGAAGAAGCAGTGATTACCGGGGCAGAGCTTGAAAGGTTGTCGCTTGAGGAATTCGAGGAGCGGGTTGAGCACATTCGGGTTTATGCGCGAGTGGCGCCTGAGCAAAAGTTGAAGATTGTGAGAGCCCTGCAGGATAAAGGCCAGTTTGTGGCTATGACTGGAGATGGCGTGAATGATGCGCCAGCTCTGAAGCGAGCAGACATCGGAGTGGCTATGGGGATTACTGGCACCGATGTTGCCAAGGAAGCCTCGGACCTGATTCTCCTTGACGATAATTTTGCCACTATCGTTAACGCGGTGAAAGAAGGGAGAAGGATATTTGACAACATCAAGAAATTCATACGCTACACGATGACCAGTAACGCCGGAGAGATATGGACCATATTCCTGGCTCCCTTTTTTGGGCTTCCGGTGCCCCTTTTGCCAATTCACATCCTCTGGATTAACCTGGTTACCGATGGTCTTCCCGGTCTTGCTCTGGCCGGAGAACCTGCAGAAAAAGACGTTATGAACAGGCCTCCACGGCATCCCAAAGAAAGCATATTTGCTCACGGATTAGGCTTTCAGATTATCTGGGTCGGCCTGCTTATGGGATTGATATCCATTTTTACCCAGGCCTGGTCCATTAAAACAGGCCATGCTCACTGGCAGACCATGGTCTTTACCGTGCTTTGCTTGAGCCAGATGGGTAATGTACTTGCCATGAGGTCAGAGAAGGAGTCTTTCTTTAAGCAGGGTCCTCTTTCCAATAAACCCCTCCTGGGTGCTTTTATCCTTACTTTCATTTTGCAGATGGCAACTATATACGTTCCTTTCCTGAGGCCGATTTTCAAAACGGCTCCGCTTACTGCGGGAGAATTACTGCTGACCTTGCTGCTTTCAAGCGTTGTTTTCTTTGCTGTTGAGATTGAGAAGTTATTTAAACGGCGGAAGGCAGCAGTTAGAGGTTGA
- a CDS encoding MFS transporter — translation MVSAMFTNTLTTTGADSYKRAVLLSITLGSFLTPFMGSSINVALPAIGKEFAMDAVLLGWIPTAYLLAAAVFMVPSGRLADIYGRKKIFTCGVLIYTIASFLAAVSNSPFLLIAFRVLQGTGGAMIFSTGVAILTSVFPPGERGRALGINTATVYLGLSLGPFLGGLLTQYLGWRSLFWLNVVLGLLVIVFTLWKLKDEWAEARGEKFDFLGSLIYACFLVALIYGFSLLPDTSGAWLVLAGSLGFLVFVVWEMKVAHPVLDVNLFRNNTVFAFSNLAALINYSATAALTFLLSLYLQYIKGFNPQGAGLILVAQPAVMAIFSPFAGRISDRVEPRVVASMGMAFTALGLFLFAFLGNATDLTFIVASLLLLGFGFALFSSPNTNAIMSSVEKKFYGVASATLATMRLVGQMLSMGIAMLIFAVFMGRVQITPERYPLFLTSVKVAFMVFASLCVLGIFASLARGNLHGGA, via the coding sequence ATGGTGAGTGCTATGTTTACAAACACTTTAACTACAACAGGCGCTGATTCCTATAAAAGAGCAGTTTTGCTTTCCATCACGCTGGGTTCTTTTCTCACTCCCTTTATGGGTTCTTCTATCAACGTGGCCCTTCCCGCCATTGGAAAAGAATTTGCCATGGACGCAGTTTTGCTGGGCTGGATTCCCACAGCATACCTTTTGGCTGCAGCAGTGTTTATGGTTCCTTCGGGAAGGTTGGCTGATATATATGGGAGAAAGAAGATTTTTACCTGTGGTGTGCTGATTTATACCATCGCTTCTTTTCTCGCAGCAGTTTCTAATTCTCCTTTTTTGCTTATCGCCTTTCGAGTACTCCAGGGAACAGGTGGGGCAATGATATTCAGTACTGGAGTGGCCATTCTGACTTCGGTTTTTCCACCAGGAGAGCGGGGTAGAGCCCTGGGGATAAACACGGCGACCGTGTATCTGGGCCTTTCCTTAGGACCCTTTCTGGGAGGACTTCTGACCCAGTACCTGGGTTGGAGAAGCCTTTTCTGGCTGAACGTTGTCCTGGGTCTTTTGGTCATTGTTTTTACCCTGTGGAAGCTTAAGGATGAGTGGGCAGAAGCCCGGGGAGAAAAATTTGATTTTCTGGGTTCGTTGATTTATGCCTGTTTCCTGGTGGCATTGATATATGGCTTTTCTCTCCTTCCGGATACTTCTGGAGCCTGGTTGGTCCTGGCTGGTTCTTTGGGCTTTTTGGTGTTTGTGGTGTGGGAGATGAAGGTAGCTCACCCTGTTTTGGACGTGAATCTTTTCAGGAACAACACAGTGTTTGCTTTTTCCAATCTGGCAGCACTGATTAACTACAGTGCTACTGCCGCTTTGACCTTTCTTTTGAGCCTGTATCTCCAGTACATAAAAGGCTTCAATCCCCAGGGTGCAGGTTTAATCCTTGTAGCCCAGCCTGCGGTCATGGCCATCTTTTCGCCTTTTGCAGGCCGAATTTCTGATCGGGTTGAACCCCGAGTGGTGGCTTCAATGGGTATGGCCTTTACCGCTTTGGGGCTTTTCCTTTTTGCTTTTCTGGGCAATGCCACAGATCTTACTTTCATTGTGGCCAGCTTGCTGCTCCTGGGCTTTGGGTTTGCGCTTTTTTCCTCTCCCAACACCAATGCCATCATGAGTTCCGTTGAAAAAAAGTTCTACGGGGTGGCATCGGCCACTCTGGCTACCATGCGGCTTGTGGGGCAGATGCTCAGCATGGGAATTGCCATGTTGATTTTTGCAGTATTTATGGGAAGAGTCCAGATCACACCTGAACGCTATCCACTCTTTTTGACAAGTGTTAAAGTTGCTTTTATGGTTTTTGCCTCTCTTTGTGTTTTGGGTATATTTGCCTCTCTCGCCCGGGGCAACCTGCATGGTGGAGCTTGA